Proteins found in one Candidatus Methylacidiphilales bacterium genomic segment:
- a CDS encoding metallophosphoesterase family protein, translating into MNALKAWLSGLIAGKDPGPAAPRLHAAQRPPLLYAIGDVHGCLTELKALEARIVADAASEPGEKWLVMLGDYVDRGPHSAQVIDHLLAPPPKGFKRICLRGNHEAAMLGALDGAGLETWLGWGVESTLASYGLGAAQIALLSGPGRLSAKQQTLAAYIPDEHATFLRELPTMLTVPGYIFVHAGLRPGVPLAAQRDNDLLWIRGDFLDTDHDFGAVIVHGHTPADEPFLSAYRIGLDTGCFASGRLTGLRVDGDGAWVV; encoded by the coding sequence ATGAACGCGCTCAAGGCCTGGCTCAGTGGGCTCATCGCCGGCAAGGATCCCGGCCCCGCCGCACCGCGCCTCCATGCCGCGCAGCGGCCGCCGCTGCTCTACGCCATCGGCGACGTGCATGGCTGCCTCACCGAGCTCAAGGCGCTCGAAGCCCGCATCGTTGCCGACGCCGCCAGCGAGCCGGGCGAAAAGTGGCTGGTGATGCTGGGCGACTATGTCGATCGCGGGCCGCATTCGGCGCAGGTCATCGACCACCTGCTGGCCCCGCCGCCCAAGGGCTTCAAGCGCATCTGCCTGCGCGGCAACCACGAGGCCGCCATGCTGGGGGCGCTCGATGGCGCCGGGCTCGAAACCTGGCTCGGCTGGGGCGTCGAGTCGACGCTGGCCTCGTACGGGCTGGGCGCTGCACAGATCGCCCTGCTGTCGGGCCCGGGGCGGCTCTCGGCCAAGCAGCAGACGCTCGCCGCCTATATTCCGGACGAGCACGCCACCTTCCTCCGCGAGCTGCCCACCATGCTCACCGTGCCCGGCTACATCTTCGTCCATGCCGGCCTCCGCCCCGGCGTCCCCCTCGCCGCCCAGCGCGACAACGATCTCCTCTGGATCCGCGGTGATTTCCTCGACACCGACCACGATTTCGGCGCCGTCATCGTCCACGGCCACACCCCCGCCGACGAGCCGTTCCTGTCGGCTTATCGGATCGGGCTGGACACGGGCTGCTTCGCCAGCGGCCGGCTCACGGGGCTCAGGGTGGACGGGGACGGGGCGTGGGTGGTGTGA
- a CDS encoding WcaI family glycosyltransferase, whose translation MRILIIGLNYAPEAIGIAVYTSGLAEALTGPGNRIEVIAGRPYYPDWRSWSGYSRWWYSSRMEKGVKVIRCPHYVPAKPSGPRRILHHASFALTSLFPSLWCALRSRPQLVLVVAPSLIAAPIGALAALVAGAKSWLHVQDLEVDAALATGLVGPGAGGRFAHAFERWVLRLFGRVSSISEQMCSRIAAKGVPVDRVSELRNWADVDEIRPIAGESRYRAEWEIKRPHVALYAGNIANKQGIEIVIEAARRLAARSDLIFVICGQGPNRSKLEQQASDLDNVLFRDLQPRDRLADLLGLATVHLLPQLASAADLVLPSKLGNMLASGRPVVATAGTGTGLERAVKDCGFITEPENGRTFADAIERLVDDEPLRAQLGRNARLRAESSLSRGAIVGAFASDLARYCSPSRGGKS comes from the coding sequence TTGAGGATACTGATTATTGGCCTCAACTACGCGCCCGAGGCGATCGGGATTGCCGTCTATACGTCCGGCCTCGCCGAGGCGCTAACCGGCCCAGGCAACCGCATCGAGGTAATCGCCGGCCGTCCCTACTACCCAGACTGGCGCTCGTGGAGCGGGTATTCCAGGTGGTGGTATTCCTCCAGGATGGAGAAAGGCGTGAAGGTCATACGCTGTCCGCACTACGTGCCAGCAAAGCCCAGTGGCCCTCGTCGCATCCTCCATCATGCGAGCTTTGCGCTGACCAGTCTGTTCCCATCGTTGTGGTGCGCGCTACGGTCGCGGCCGCAGCTCGTACTTGTTGTAGCCCCTTCGCTGATCGCTGCTCCCATTGGGGCTCTTGCCGCACTGGTGGCTGGTGCCAAATCCTGGCTGCATGTGCAAGATCTCGAGGTAGATGCCGCTCTGGCGACTGGCCTGGTGGGACCAGGGGCGGGTGGGCGTTTCGCGCACGCCTTCGAGCGATGGGTGCTCAGGCTTTTCGGGCGCGTCAGTTCCATCTCCGAGCAGATGTGTTCGCGGATAGCTGCGAAGGGTGTGCCGGTGGACAGGGTCTCGGAGCTCCGCAACTGGGCCGATGTGGACGAGATCAGGCCAATTGCGGGCGAGTCCCGTTATCGCGCCGAGTGGGAAATCAAACGTCCTCACGTTGCGCTGTATGCCGGGAATATCGCCAACAAGCAGGGAATCGAAATTGTCATCGAGGCCGCACGCCGCCTCGCTGCACGTTCCGACTTGATATTCGTCATTTGTGGGCAGGGTCCCAATCGCAGCAAGCTCGAGCAGCAGGCAAGCGACCTCGATAACGTCCTGTTCAGGGATTTGCAGCCGCGAGATCGTCTCGCGGACCTGCTGGGTCTGGCGACCGTCCACCTGCTGCCACAGTTGGCTTCAGCCGCCGATCTGGTCTTGCCGTCCAAGCTGGGGAACATGCTGGCATCGGGTCGACCCGTCGTTGCGACCGCCGGCACTGGTACCGGCCTGGAGCGAGCCGTCAAGGACTGCGGATTTATCACCGAACCAGAAAACGGCCGAACCTTCGCAGACGCGATCGAGAGGCTTGTGGATGACGAGCCGCTCCGCGCCCAACTCGGACGGAACGCGCGGCTGCGCGCGGAGAGCAGCTTATCTCGTGGGGCGATTGTCGGAGCCTTTGCGTCGGACCTCGCCCGCTACTGTTCTCCGTCCCGCGGGGGTAAATCTTGA
- a CDS encoding FkbM family methyltransferase encodes MGRLKKLLQLAGRPGSWAALGKTRTAAAVEHLPLLQWVRPDTLIDVGANKGQFTLAAQLAVPNVKVIAFEPLPSEAAMFRRNFDGDTRVRLLPLALAATQGRVTLHVTDRPDSSSLLALGSAAREAYGLKPQQAIEVEQQRLDAVISAEDLVGTSLLKIDVQGAEAMVIDGAAGLLPSIDFVYVELSFVPLYANQPLAGDIIAQLTKAGFVLRGVQNLSATRAFGPTQADFLFENARRGRG; translated from the coding sequence ATGGGCCGGCTGAAAAAACTGCTGCAGCTCGCCGGGCGGCCAGGATCATGGGCTGCGCTGGGCAAGACACGGACGGCGGCTGCCGTTGAGCACCTCCCGCTGCTGCAGTGGGTTCGTCCCGATACGCTCATCGACGTCGGAGCCAACAAGGGCCAGTTCACGCTGGCGGCGCAACTGGCGGTGCCTAACGTCAAGGTCATAGCCTTCGAACCCTTGCCGTCGGAGGCTGCGATGTTCCGGCGCAACTTCGACGGCGATACCCGCGTCAGGCTGCTGCCCCTGGCGCTGGCGGCCACGCAGGGCCGGGTGACCCTCCATGTCACCGACCGGCCGGACAGTTCGTCGCTTCTGGCCCTGGGGTCCGCAGCGCGGGAGGCCTATGGGCTCAAGCCCCAACAGGCCATCGAGGTCGAGCAGCAGCGCCTCGATGCCGTCATCAGCGCCGAGGATCTGGTGGGAACATCACTTCTCAAGATCGACGTACAGGGCGCCGAGGCCATGGTGATCGATGGCGCCGCGGGGCTTCTGCCGAGCATCGATTTTGTCTATGTCGAACTCTCCTTCGTGCCGCTCTACGCCAACCAGCCGCTTGCCGGTGACATCATTGCGCAGCTGACGAAGGCCGGTTTCGTGCTTCGCGGCGTACAGAACCTTTCGGCGACCCGGGCTTTCGGGCCGACCCAGGCCGATTTTCTTTTCGAGAATGCCCGTCGAGGACGAGGATGA
- a CDS encoding glycosyltransferase family 4 protein codes for MMAIFAGPFPPPVHGKALATVALRDALLAEGVELRTIDISEGARRGVAKAVHKLASHLAAIIEAARHAGPVYISVNSGGGMWLTTLLAGCARLLGRPLILHHHSYDYVGERRSRMVVLARAAGPQAVHLVLGQAMASDLASSTPEVGRTAVLGNAGLIDPALMELPKSKSGLVLGHLSNLSAEKGIAEVVETAIALQSKGRPVRLVIAGPDGDDAARSAIDHGRQQLGDALDYRGPVSGAAKRRFFADISHFLFPTRYRNEASPLVLLEAVAAGVPCIAFARGCIAEDLGTTGGVTVAIEEDFVAEAVSWLSQEWPQLRPRDRYLELLGAYRRQLDGVVRLMAD; via the coding sequence ATGATGGCGATCTTCGCCGGCCCGTTCCCGCCGCCGGTGCATGGCAAGGCTCTGGCGACCGTTGCGCTCCGTGATGCTCTCCTTGCCGAAGGCGTGGAGCTCCGCACCATCGACATTTCGGAGGGAGCGCGGCGCGGCGTCGCCAAGGCGGTGCACAAGCTTGCCAGTCATCTGGCGGCCATCATCGAGGCTGCCCGCCACGCCGGCCCGGTCTATATCTCGGTCAATTCCGGCGGTGGCATGTGGCTGACGACACTGTTGGCAGGATGTGCCCGCCTGCTCGGCCGGCCGCTGATCCTCCACCACCACTCGTACGACTATGTGGGGGAGCGCCGGTCGCGCATGGTGGTGCTGGCGCGCGCCGCCGGACCCCAGGCGGTTCACCTCGTGCTGGGGCAGGCCATGGCGTCGGACCTCGCCTCGTCCACGCCGGAGGTCGGGCGTACGGCAGTCCTGGGCAATGCCGGCCTGATCGACCCCGCCCTCATGGAGCTGCCAAAGTCCAAATCGGGGCTGGTGCTGGGGCACCTGAGCAACCTTTCGGCCGAAAAGGGCATCGCCGAAGTGGTCGAAACGGCGATTGCCCTGCAGTCCAAGGGACGACCGGTTCGCCTGGTGATTGCGGGCCCCGATGGGGACGACGCTGCGCGCTCGGCCATTGATCACGGCCGGCAACAGCTGGGCGACGCGCTGGACTATCGAGGCCCGGTCAGCGGCGCGGCCAAGCGGCGTTTCTTTGCCGACATCAGCCACTTTCTCTTTCCCACCCGCTATCGCAACGAGGCTTCTCCCCTCGTCCTGCTCGAGGCCGTGGCGGCAGGCGTGCCTTGTATCGCCTTTGCTCGCGGCTGTATCGCCGAGGATCTCGGGACGACGGGGGGTGTCACTGTCGCGATCGAAGAAGATTTCGTTGCGGAGGCCGTGTCCTGGCTATCGCAGGAGTGGCCCCAGTTGCGGCCGCGAGACCGTTACCTGGAACTTTTGGGTGCTTATCGTCGCCAGCTGGACGGCGTCGTCAGGTTGATGGCGGACTAG
- a CDS encoding sugar transferase has translation MLYDAEGLQHVADPAALGAPAAAAWDEPRAIAAAAPRRRFGLRLQLALKRGVDIGASLGLIVLFAPLLLLIAAAILIIDRMPVLYLQRRYGRNAVPFTILKFRTMTVAETGRAFTQAVPGDARVTRLGAFLRRTSLDELPQLLNVLVGHMSLVGPRPHALVMEEEIFAKYPWARRRLDMRPGMTGLAQVRGLRGPTRRRDDALRRVEADVEFVAGWDFSRDIVVLLSTPAAWIFGRNAS, from the coding sequence ATGTTGTATGACGCCGAGGGCCTCCAGCATGTAGCCGACCCGGCCGCCCTCGGGGCGCCGGCCGCTGCTGCCTGGGACGAGCCCCGCGCCATTGCCGCAGCTGCCCCACGCCGGAGGTTCGGGCTGCGCCTGCAGCTCGCCCTCAAGCGTGGCGTGGATATCGGCGCTTCGCTCGGGCTGATCGTCCTGTTTGCCCCGCTGCTGCTGCTGATTGCCGCCGCCATCCTCATCATCGACCGCATGCCGGTGCTCTATCTGCAGCGCCGCTACGGCCGCAACGCCGTGCCGTTCACGATTCTGAAGTTCCGCACCATGACGGTGGCCGAAACCGGCCGCGCCTTCACCCAGGCAGTGCCAGGCGACGCCCGCGTCACCCGGCTCGGCGCCTTCCTCCGCCGCACCAGCCTCGACGAACTCCCCCAGCTCCTCAACGTCCTCGTCGGCCACATGTCCCTGGTCGGCCCGCGCCCGCACGCCTTGGTGATGGAAGAAGAAATCTTCGCCAAATACCCCTGGGCCAGACGGCGCTTGGACATGCGCCCGGGCATGACGGGCCTGGCGCAGGTGCGCGGCCTGCGCGGGCCGACGCGGCGGCGTGACGACGCGCTGCGGCGGGTCGAGGCGGATGTGGAATTTGTCGCGGGCTGGGACTTCAGCCGAGACATCGTCGTCCTCCTCTCCACTCCCGCCGCCTGGATCTTCGGCCGCAACGCCAGCTAG
- a CDS encoding Wzz/FepE/Etk N-terminal domain-containing protein — translation MDESGIDLRGIVGLLRRQLRLIAGTIAVIVVLAAIVVFSLTPTYTASTLVLVDPSNKNLLDPTAEMMGASSENARVDSEVEILRSDAVMLEVVRANNLIADAEFGVRLGMLQSVLAFLRLRDDAAPTGNEALQSVLQKLSRAVAVQRRGLTYLVSIQATSRDQEKAALLANEVARAYIDAQVRAKIDSALAARDILQGRMSDASQAIVQSEEAFDTFIDNNIDRIGADSGNQGVLELRSRLQAANADYDRAAGTVNTVEAGIASQSWATVATTLQSTALAELERQRQQVASSLAAAAQGSQQEVDLRAELTRIESGLADTARQESSAFRNQISASKELADNLRQELRSTILTSNLPADVLTGIYQMQQNSEIARNQYQTLLARVSDVEQQASLQVADSRVVSPALAPTNPSFPNPPLFLTLALLSAIALGVGLAFLYENYIGGFTTEGQVSAVLRLPVAAVIPKHRSGKNAPTGTEAGDSAANTLITAPLSVYAETVRRVRAEIDQALRRSEEAGTPPLPGQKAPGKVLMVSSAAPGEGKTTMALSIARAYAISGRSVLLIDADLRKPSIHRQMGVEASTGLLEHLMKPANDEGLSDILFTESETGLLALVGARRSDIPTDQVIASKAFDDLIHLARTHFEMVVIDTPPVGPVVDGLYLAKFADAIAFVVRWASTSQRDARDAAHSLEPAKRPGVPTLVILNQQEGSAASYRNKYAGYYNEAY, via the coding sequence ATGGATGAGTCCGGGATCGACCTCCGCGGCATAGTCGGTTTGCTGCGGCGCCAATTGCGGCTCATTGCCGGGACTATCGCAGTGATCGTGGTGTTGGCCGCGATCGTGGTTTTCTCGCTGACCCCCACTTACACCGCCTCGACGCTGGTGCTGGTCGACCCCAGCAACAAGAACCTCCTCGACCCCACCGCCGAGATGATGGGCGCCTCGTCGGAGAACGCCCGCGTCGACAGCGAGGTGGAAATCCTCCGCTCCGATGCGGTGATGCTCGAAGTGGTGCGCGCCAATAACCTCATCGCCGATGCCGAATTCGGCGTGCGGCTGGGCATGCTGCAATCGGTGCTGGCATTCCTCAGGCTCCGCGACGACGCCGCGCCGACCGGCAACGAAGCCCTGCAATCGGTGCTGCAGAAACTCTCGCGCGCCGTAGCCGTGCAGCGCCGCGGCCTCACCTACCTCGTCTCCATCCAGGCGACCTCGCGCGACCAGGAAAAGGCGGCCCTGCTCGCCAATGAGGTGGCCCGCGCCTATATCGACGCCCAGGTGCGCGCCAAGATCGACTCGGCGCTGGCCGCCCGCGACATCCTGCAGGGGCGCATGTCCGACGCCAGCCAGGCGATCGTGCAGTCCGAAGAGGCCTTCGACACCTTCATCGACAACAATATCGACCGCATCGGCGCCGATAGCGGCAACCAGGGCGTGCTCGAACTGCGCTCGCGCCTGCAGGCCGCCAATGCCGATTATGACCGCGCCGCCGGCACGGTGAACACCGTGGAAGCCGGCATTGCCAGCCAGAGCTGGGCGACCGTCGCCACGACGCTGCAATCCACCGCTCTCGCCGAACTCGAACGGCAGCGCCAGCAGGTGGCCTCGAGCCTTGCCGCGGCCGCCCAGGGCAGCCAGCAGGAAGTCGACCTCCGCGCCGAACTGACCCGCATCGAATCCGGCCTTGCCGACACCGCCCGGCAGGAATCGAGCGCCTTCCGCAACCAGATCTCGGCCAGCAAGGAGCTGGCCGACAATCTGCGCCAGGAACTGCGTTCGACCATCCTGACCAGCAACCTGCCGGCCGACGTGCTGACCGGCATCTACCAGATGCAGCAGAATTCCGAGATCGCCCGCAACCAGTACCAGACGCTCTTGGCCCGCGTGTCCGATGTCGAGCAGCAGGCGAGCCTGCAGGTGGCCGATAGCCGCGTGGTGTCGCCGGCCCTGGCGCCCACCAACCCGAGCTTCCCCAACCCGCCGCTGTTCCTGACGCTGGCGCTGCTCTCGGCGATTGCGCTCGGTGTCGGCCTCGCCTTCCTCTACGAAAACTATATTGGCGGCTTTACCACCGAGGGCCAGGTGAGTGCCGTGCTGCGCCTGCCGGTGGCCGCCGTGATCCCCAAGCACCGGAGCGGCAAGAACGCCCCCACCGGCACCGAAGCCGGCGATTCCGCCGCCAATACGCTGATCACGGCGCCGCTCTCGGTCTATGCCGAAACCGTGCGCCGTGTTCGCGCCGAGATCGACCAAGCCCTGCGCCGCAGCGAGGAGGCCGGTACGCCGCCGCTCCCCGGCCAGAAGGCCCCCGGCAAGGTGCTGATGGTGTCCTCGGCCGCACCCGGCGAGGGCAAGACCACCATGGCGCTCTCGATTGCCCGCGCCTATGCGATCTCGGGCCGCAGCGTGCTGCTGATCGACGCCGACCTCAGAAAGCCCTCGATCCACCGCCAGATGGGTGTCGAAGCCTCGACCGGCCTGCTCGAACACCTGATGAAGCCCGCCAACGACGAGGGCCTCTCGGATATTCTGTTCACCGAAAGCGAGACCGGCCTCCTGGCTCTCGTGGGCGCCCGCCGGTCCGACATCCCCACCGACCAGGTGATCGCCAGCAAGGCCTTCGACGACCTGATCCACCTGGCACGCACGCATTTCGAAATGGTGGTGATCGACACCCCGCCGGTCGGACCAGTGGTGGATGGGCTCTATCTGGCCAAGTTCGCCGATGCCATTGCCTTCGTGGTTCGCTGGGCCTCGACCAGCCAGCGCGATGCCCGCGACGCAGCCCATAGCCTCGAGCCGGCCAAGCGGCCCGGCGTGCCTACGCTTGTCATCCTCAACCAGCAGGAAGGCAGCGCGGCGAGCTACCGCAACAAATATGCCGGCTACTATAACGAGGCCTATTAG
- a CDS encoding DUF2934 domain-containing protein — MPTKAKASSVPLSDDAIRHRAYLLWEADGRPDGQAEHYWMKASEPAPDVAAKPKAKATAKKTAEALKSARPRGKAVSPAEPAPLKLVAKAKATPPAKVPKVKAAAAKVSAPAVKAKPAAKAPAKKPAAKKPKA; from the coding sequence GTGCCCACCAAAGCAAAAGCCAGTTCCGTCCCTCTGAGCGACGACGCAATCCGTCACCGCGCCTACCTCTTGTGGGAGGCCGATGGCCGTCCCGACGGCCAGGCCGAGCACTACTGGATGAAGGCTTCCGAGCCGGCTCCGGATGTGGCGGCCAAGCCCAAGGCAAAGGCCACGGCGAAGAAAACCGCCGAAGCGCTGAAATCCGCCAGGCCCAGGGGCAAGGCGGTGAGCCCGGCCGAGCCGGCGCCGCTCAAGCTCGTGGCCAAGGCCAAGGCCACGCCACCCGCCAAGGTGCCAAAGGTGAAGGCGGCTGCCGCCAAGGTCAGTGCCCCGGCGGTCAAGGCCAAGCCTGCCGCCAAGGCACCGGCGAAAAAGCCCGCGGCCAAGAAGCCGAAGGCCTAA
- a CDS encoding RidA family protein, with the protein MTITRYQPGKRMSAAVKHNNTLYLAGQVANNASASIEDQTKDVLAQIDALLAGAGTDKSKILMVNVYLPNMADFAAMNSSYDAWVDKANPPARATIEARLADPNLRVEISAIAALD; encoded by the coding sequence ATGACCATCACCCGTTACCAGCCGGGCAAGCGCATGTCGGCTGCCGTCAAGCACAACAACACGCTTTATCTGGCCGGCCAGGTCGCCAACAATGCCAGTGCCAGCATTGAAGACCAGACCAAGGACGTGCTCGCCCAGATCGATGCGCTGCTGGCAGGTGCCGGCACCGACAAGTCCAAGATCCTGATGGTCAATGTCTACCTGCCGAACATGGCGGATTTCGCCGCCATGAACTCGTCCTATGACGCCTGGGTCGACAAGGCGAACCCGCCCGCCCGCGCCACCATCGAGGCGCGCCTGGCAGACCCGAACCTGCGCGTCGAGATTTCGGCGATCGCCGCTCTCGACTAG
- a CDS encoding mandelate racemase/muconate lactonizing enzyme family protein, whose product MKITDLKCAIIANSPVIRITTDEGITGWSQIETPKPYVKPQVLDLKDWIVGQDPRDVERVMRRIRVRGGFKPFGSAVSAIEHALWDIAGKALNAPVYRLLGGKVRDQVRTYRTLYQGEVPGGAEHTPAGYKRWAEYGKSLKGEFTLFKLPTAFHSSMVRDFPNYFYGDVQTDAPFPYPHKGTMTKEGFDHLVACITSARESLGAGYNTAVDAGPGFMPLDALRLAKAVEHLHLMWIEDTVTGDYSPYINPDVYKDVTHHTTTPIHTGEQIYLRQHYKGLIESHAVNVIGPDPCDIGGLAEIKWVAEHADLHGISIAPHGTANGILGLAALIQVCATMPDNLIAFEYPARFEPFWYDITEGFDGMPVKGGLIDVPDRPGLGVNLIAREAKKYLTDGDASFFD is encoded by the coding sequence ATGAAGATTACTGACCTGAAATGCGCGATCATTGCGAACAGCCCGGTGATCCGCATCACCACCGATGAGGGGATCACCGGCTGGAGCCAGATCGAGACCCCCAAACCCTACGTCAAGCCGCAGGTCCTCGACCTCAAGGACTGGATCGTCGGACAGGATCCGCGCGACGTCGAGCGCGTCATGCGCCGTATCCGGGTGCGCGGCGGCTTCAAGCCGTTCGGTTCGGCCGTCTCGGCCATCGAGCATGCGCTCTGGGACATTGCCGGCAAGGCGCTCAACGCCCCGGTCTACAGGCTTCTCGGCGGCAAGGTGCGAGACCAGGTCCGCACCTACCGCACGCTCTACCAGGGCGAAGTGCCCGGCGGCGCCGAGCACACCCCGGCCGGCTACAAGCGCTGGGCCGAATATGGCAAGTCGCTCAAGGGCGAATTCACCCTGTTCAAGCTGCCCACCGCCTTCCACTCGTCGATGGTGCGCGACTTCCCGAACTATTTCTATGGCGACGTGCAGACCGATGCGCCCTTCCCGTACCCGCACAAGGGCACGATGACCAAGGAAGGCTTCGATCATCTGGTCGCCTGCATCACCTCGGCCCGTGAATCGCTGGGCGCGGGCTACAATACCGCGGTCGATGCTGGTCCGGGCTTCATGCCGCTCGATGCGCTGCGCCTCGCCAAGGCGGTGGAGCATCTGCACCTGATGTGGATCGAGGACACCGTCACCGGTGACTACTCGCCCTACATCAACCCCGACGTCTACAAGGACGTGACCCACCACACCACGACGCCGATCCATACCGGCGAGCAGATTTATCTGCGCCAGCACTACAAGGGGCTGATCGAGAGCCACGCGGTCAACGTCATCGGCCCCGATCCCTGCGATATCGGCGGCCTCGCCGAGATCAAGTGGGTGGCCGAGCATGCGGACCTGCACGGCATTTCCATCGCGCCGCACGGCACCGCCAACGGCATTCTGGGCCTCGCCGCGCTGATCCAGGTCTGCGCCACCATGCCCGACAATCTCATCGCCTTCGAGTACCCGGCCCGCTTCGAGCCCTTCTGGTACGACATCACCGAGGGTTTTGACGGCATGCCGGTCAAGGGCGGCCTCATCGACGTGCCGGATCGCCCCGGCCTCGGCGTCAACCTGATCGCCAGGGAAGCCAAGAAGTACCTCACCGACGGCGACGCCAGCTTCTTCGACTGA
- a CDS encoding amino acid ABC transporter ATP-binding protein: protein MIGLDGIVKSFADVQVLKGVSVAVTEGTVTALVGPSGSGKSTLLRCVNLLEIPQSGRVTVADASISFAPGTKPTRDAILTLRRKTGMVFQNFQLFPHLTVLENVMEGLVTVLRWPRDKARGRALELLDKVGMLAKADAWPANLSGGQQQRIAIARALAPSPKVLLCDEPTSALDPELAIEVVEVLAALAREGTTMLMATHDLRLASSIASNVVFLDRGEVVESGPAAQVFGAPQKERTKRFVSSLTGQAGV, encoded by the coding sequence ATGATCGGCCTCGACGGCATTGTGAAAAGTTTCGCCGACGTGCAGGTGCTCAAGGGCGTCAGCGTCGCCGTGACCGAGGGCACGGTAACGGCGCTGGTCGGCCCATCGGGCAGCGGCAAGAGCACCCTGCTCCGCTGCGTGAACCTCCTCGAAATCCCGCAATCGGGCCGCGTCACCGTGGCCGATGCCAGCATCAGCTTTGCCCCCGGCACAAAACCCACCCGCGACGCCATCCTTACCCTCCGACGAAAAACCGGCATGGTGTTCCAGAATTTCCAGCTCTTCCCGCATCTGACGGTTTTGGAAAACGTCATGGAGGGGCTGGTGACGGTGCTGCGCTGGCCCAGGGACAAGGCCCGCGGCCGCGCCCTTGAACTGCTCGACAAGGTGGGCATGCTGGCCAAGGCCGACGCCTGGCCGGCCAATCTCTCGGGCGGCCAGCAGCAGCGCATCGCGATTGCGCGGGCGCTCGCCCCATCGCCAAAGGTGCTGCTCTGCGACGAGCCGACCTCGGCGCTCGACCCAGAACTCGCAATCGAAGTGGTGGAAGTGCTTGCCGCCCTGGCGCGGGAAGGCACCACCATGTTGATGGCGACGCATGACCTGCGGCTCGCGTCCAGCATTGCCAGCAATGTGGTGTTCCTCGACCGCGGCGAAGTGGTCGAATCCGGCCCCGCCGCCCAGGTCTTCGGCGCCCCGCAGAAGGAGCGCACCAAGCGGTTTGTCTCGAGCCTGACGGGGCAAGCGGGCGTGTGA
- a CDS encoding ABC transporter permease subunit (The N-terminal region of this protein, as described by TIGR01726, is a three transmembrane segment that identifies a subfamily of ABC transporter permease subunits, which specificities that include histidine, arginine, glutamine, glutamate, L-cystine (sic), the opines (in Agrobacterium) octopine and nopaline, etc.): MPPTWLTLMLESLPSLLWACVQFTVPLTLLSFAFGLAVGFGAALIRLFGPKPLVLVIRFYVWIIRGTPLLVQLFLIFYGLPSAGIVLDAFPAALIGFTLNIGAYTSEIIRAVLASVPKGQWEAAYSIGMTWAQAMRRAILPQASRVAVPPLSNTFISLVKDTSLAAAITVPELFRAGQRIVATTYEPLILYIEVALIYLVVSSVLSTLQGRLEKRLSRYGGYLEAGS; the protein is encoded by the coding sequence ATGCCGCCGACCTGGCTCACCCTGATGCTCGAGTCGCTGCCCTCGCTGCTCTGGGCCTGCGTGCAGTTTACCGTGCCGCTGACGCTGCTCTCGTTCGCCTTCGGCCTGGCGGTCGGCTTCGGGGCGGCGCTGATCCGGCTCTTCGGGCCCAAGCCCTTGGTGCTGGTGATCCGCTTTTATGTCTGGATCATCCGCGGCACCCCGCTCCTGGTGCAGCTCTTCCTCATCTTTTACGGCCTGCCGAGCGCCGGCATCGTACTCGACGCCTTTCCGGCGGCGCTGATCGGCTTCACCCTCAATATCGGCGCCTATACGTCCGAGATCATCCGCGCGGTGCTGGCCTCTGTCCCCAAGGGCCAGTGGGAAGCGGCCTATTCGATCGGCATGACCTGGGCGCAGGCAATGCGCCGGGCCATCCTGCCGCAGGCGAGCCGCGTGGCAGTACCGCCGCTGTCCAACACCTTCATTTCGCTGGTGAAGGACACCTCGCTGGCCGCCGCCATCACGGTGCCGGAACTGTTCCGCGCCGGCCAGCGCATCGTCGCCACCACCTATGAGCCGCTGATCCTCTATATAGAGGTGGCGCTGATCTATCTGGTGGTCAGCTCGGTACTGTCGACCCTGCAGGGCCGGCTCGAAAAACGGTTGAGCCGTTATGGCGGCTATCTGGAGGCCGGCTCATGA